A region of Salvia splendens isolate huo1 chromosome 17, SspV2, whole genome shotgun sequence DNA encodes the following proteins:
- the LOC121773673 gene encoding stem-specific protein TSJT1-like gives MLSVFDKSVAKSPDALAQHPQNESLPALEDKFLATYFSSVHPGSVVINLASAGFMAYSSDRKNPVLPRLFAVVDDIFCLFEGNIQNVAHLKHQYGLSKTANEAIIVVEAYRTLRDRGPYPADQVIRDIEGKFAFVLFDSASNSAFVASDADGSVPFFWGTGADGHLVLSTDGEVMKQGCGKTFAPFPKGCFYTSSGGLQSYEHPINELKAVPRVDSSGEVCGLTFKVDAESRKGNTGMHRVGSDANWSKNY, from the exons atgttgtctGTTTTCGACAAATCGGTGGCGAAAAGCCCAGATGCATTGGCGCAGCACCCACAAAATGAATCGCTCCCCGCACTCGAAGACAAATTTTTGGCCACCTATTTCTCGTCCGTACATCCTGGCTCCGTCGTCATCAACCTCGCCTCCGCCGGATTCATGGCCTACTCTTCCGACAGAAAAAACCCCGTTCTCCCCAG GTTGTTTGCAGTTGTGGACGACATATTCTGCTTGTTCGAAGGCAACATCCAAAACGTGGCTCACCTCAAGCACCAGTACGGGTTAAGCAAGACTGCGAATGAGGCGATCATCGTTGTTGAGGCTTACAGGACGTTGAGGGACAGAGGGCCGTATCCTGCTGATCAAGTGATCAGGGATATTGAAGGGAAGTTTGCGTTCGTCCTCTTTGATAGTGCTTCCAACAGTGCATTTGTTGCATCT GATGCTGATGGAAGTGTTCCCTTCTTTTGGGGGACAGGCGCGGATGGCCATCTCGTTCTCTCTACTGATGGAGAAGTCATGAAGCAAGGTTGTGGCAAAACCTTTGCTCCCTTCCCCAAAG GGTGCTTCTACACATCTTCTGGAGGTCTCCAAAGCTATGAACATCCCATAAACGAACTGAAGGCTGTGCCAAGAGTCGACAGCTCAGGCGAAGTGTGCGGTCTGACCTTCAAGGTGGACGCAGAGTCTCGCAAAGGGAACACGGGAATGCATAGAGTTGGAAGCGATGCGAATTGGTCCAAAAACTACTAA